Within the Streptomyces sp. YIM 121038 genome, the region TCGGCGGCGTCGACGGCCTGGTGAAGATCCCGGGCGTGGCCGAGACCCCGGCGGGCATGGACCGCCGCGTCGTCTCCGTCGAGGACGGGGTGCTGCTCAACTACGGCCCGCGCACGGACCGGGTGCTCGCCTCCCTCGTGGACCAGCTGTACGGGGACGCCGAGTGAGTCTCCTGACCAAGTCCGCCGCGGCCCCCGCGCGGGAGGCCGCCACCGCCCGGCGCGGGCGGCGCGGGACGCCCGCGCTGCTCACCGCCGCCCTGGCCGCCGTGCTCGCCGTGCTGTGCCTGCTGTCCGCGGGGCTCGGCGCGTACGACATCCCGCTCGGCGACGTCCTCGCCTCCGTCCAGCACCGCGTGGGGCTCGGCGGGCACGCGCTCGACCGGGTGCCGGAGAGCGTGCTGTGGAAGGTGCGCCTTCCGCGCGTGGCGCTCGCACTGCTTGTGGGCGCCTCGCTGGGCTGCGCGGGCGCGCTGATGCAGGGCGTGTTCGGCAATCCGCTGGCCGAGCCGGGCGTCATCGGGATCTCCGCCGGCGCGGCCGCGGGCGCGGTCGCCTCGATCGCGCTCGGCCTGAGCTTCCTCGGCAACTGGACCGTCACGGTGTGCGCGTTCGCCGCCGGTCTCCTCACCGTGCTGCTCGTGTACGCCCTCTCGCGCGAGGGCGGCCGCAGCGAAGTGGTGACGCTGATCCTCACCGGCATCGCCGTGAACGCCTTCGCGGGCGCGCTGATCGGCCTGTTCATCTTCTTCGCCGACAACGCCCAGGTCTCCCAGATCACGTTCTGGCAGCTCGGCTCGCTCGCCCAGGCCACCTGGCCGAAGGTGCTCGCCGTGCTGCCGTGCGCGGCGGTGGGGCTGCTCGTCGCTCCCCTGTACGCCCGCAGGCTCGACCTGCTCGCGCTCGGGGAGCGGCCCGCGCGGCACCTGGGCGTGGACGTGGAGCGGCTGCGGATCGTCCTGGTGCTGGTGGTGGCGCTGCTCACCGCGGCGGCCGTGGCGGTGGCCGGGGTCATCACGTTCGTGGGGCTGCTCGTGCCGCACCTGCTGCGGATGGCGGCGGGGCCGGGGCACCGCTTCCTGGTGCCGGGCAGCGCGCTCGGCGGGGCCGTGGTGCTCGTCGGCGCCGACCTCGCCGCCCGTACGGTGGCGGCCCCCGCCGAGCTGCCGCTCGGCGTCCTCACCGCGCTCTTCGGCAGCCCGTTCTTCTTCTGGCTGCTGCGCAGGACCCGTCGCAAGCAAGGGGGTTGGGCATGATCGGGCGGCTCTTCGGCGGGCGCGGGCGCGCGCTGCCCGGGCCCGTGGCACCCGGCGACGTCCTCGCCGAGGCCGTGGACGCGCGGCTCGCGCTCGGCGGCCGTGAGGTCCTCAGGGGCGTGTCGGTGCCGGCCAGGGCGGGCGAGGTGCTCGCCCTCGTCGGCCCCAACGGCGCCGGGAAGTCCACCCTCCTGGCCGCGCTCGCCGCCGACCTGCCGGTCGCCTCCGGCACCGTGCTGATCCGCGGCCGGGCTGCCGGGGACTGGCCCCCTCGCGAACTGGCCCTGCACCGGGCCGTGCTGCCGCAGTCGGCGGCGCTGTCCTTCCCCTTCCCCGTCGAGGACGTCGTCCGGATGGGGCGCGCGCCCTGGGCCGGGACCCGCCTGGAGGAGGACGACGACAAGGTGGTGCGCGAGGCGATGGCCGCCACGGAGGTCGCCGGGTTCGCGGCGCGGCCGTTCTCCGCGCTCAGCGGCGGCGAGCGGGCCCGGGTCGCGCTCGCCCGCGTGCTCGCGCAGCGGGCGCCGCTGCTGCTGCTCGACGAGCCGACCGCCGCGCTCGACCTGCGCCACCAGGAGCTGGTCCTCAGGATCTGCCGGGAGCGCGCCGCCGCCGGGGACGCGGTGGTCGTCGTGCTGCACGACCTGGGTCTCGCGGCGGCGTACGCGGACCGTGCGGTGGTGCTGCACGGTGGGGCCGTGGCCGCGGACGGCGCCCCGTGTGACGTGTTCGACGCGGCGCTGCTGTCCGGTGTGTATCGCCAGCCGATCGAGGTGTTCCCCCATCCGCGGACCGGAAAGCCGCTGGTCACGCCGGTGCGAGGGGGGAGCTGACGGCGACCGCGCCAACGATCACCGTCGATTTCAGGACAGCACTTGACCTGTCCTTTGCCCATTCCTGGTCATGCCCGAAGTAAGGCTCGGTTAAGTTAGGCTCCCCTCACTTTCTTCCATCTGGAGCCTCCATGCACCGCGCCCGTCTCCCCCTCGCCGCCGCCACCGCGGCGGCGGCCCTCGCGGCCCTCACCGGCTGCACCGAGAAGAGCGACGGCAAGGGCGGCGACGGGACCGTCAAGGTGACCGCGAGCGACGACAAGTGCGAGGTGTCGAAGAAGGAATTCCCCGCCGGGCACGTGAAGTTGGCCGTCGAGAACAAGGGCTCCAAGGTCACCGAGGTCTACCTCCTGTTCCCCGACGACCGCATCGTCAGCGAGCGCGAGAACATCGGCCCCGGCACCCGGCAGACCCTCACCGCCGAGGTGAAGGCGGGCGACTACCGCATCGCCTGCAAGCCCGGCATGAAGGGCAAGGGCATCCGCCAGGACGTGAAGGCGACCGGTGGCGGCAGGACGGCGAAGCGCGACCCGCGCCTGGACAAGGCGGTGGCCGAATACCGCTCCTACGTCCAGGCGCAGGCCGACGAGACGCTCCCCAAGGTGAAGGTCTTCACGGACGCGGTCAGGAAGGGCGACCTGGAGGCCGCGAAGAAGGCGTACGCGCCCTCCCGCATCGGCTGGGAGCGCACCGAACCGGTCGCCGAGTCGTTCGGTGACATCGACCCGAAGGTCGACGTCCGCGAGGACGGGCTCGCCGACGACCAGGACCCCGCGAAGGACTGGACG harbors:
- a CDS encoding heme ABC transporter ATP-binding protein encodes the protein MIGRLFGGRGRALPGPVAPGDVLAEAVDARLALGGREVLRGVSVPARAGEVLALVGPNGAGKSTLLAALAADLPVASGTVLIRGRAAGDWPPRELALHRAVLPQSAALSFPFPVEDVVRMGRAPWAGTRLEEDDDKVVREAMAATEVAGFAARPFSALSGGERARVALARVLAQRAPLLLLDEPTAALDLRHQELVLRICRERAAAGDAVVVVLHDLGLAAAYADRAVVLHGGAVAADGAPCDVFDAALLSGVYRQPIEVFPHPRTGKPLVTPVRGGS
- the efeO gene encoding iron uptake system protein EfeO, which translates into the protein MHRARLPLAAATAAAALAALTGCTEKSDGKGGDGTVKVTASDDKCEVSKKEFPAGHVKLAVENKGSKVTEVYLLFPDDRIVSERENIGPGTRQTLTAEVKAGDYRIACKPGMKGKGIRQDVKATGGGRTAKRDPRLDKAVAEYRSYVQAQADETLPKVKVFTDAVRKGDLEAAKKAYAPSRIGWERTEPVAESFGDIDPKVDVREDGLADDQDPAKDWTGWHRLERALWQDKKIGQREKDLATRLDKDLAHWRKRVGKAVITPTSMANGAKELLDEVATGKVTGEEERYSHTDLVDFKANVEGAEKAYALLKPVASENDPALAKELDKQFAALDELLGRHRAGKGTADSYDFTAYDKVGKADRKELLDGVNALAEPLSKLAAAVVASK
- a CDS encoding iron ABC transporter permease, which codes for MLTAALAAVLAVLCLLSAGLGAYDIPLGDVLASVQHRVGLGGHALDRVPESVLWKVRLPRVALALLVGASLGCAGALMQGVFGNPLAEPGVIGISAGAAAGAVASIALGLSFLGNWTVTVCAFAAGLLTVLLVYALSREGGRSEVVTLILTGIAVNAFAGALIGLFIFFADNAQVSQITFWQLGSLAQATWPKVLAVLPCAAVGLLVAPLYARRLDLLALGERPARHLGVDVERLRIVLVLVVALLTAAAVAVAGVITFVGLLVPHLLRMAAGPGHRFLVPGSALGGAVVLVGADLAARTVAAPAELPLGVLTALFGSPFFFWLLRRTRRKQGGWA